In Quercus robur chromosome 11, dhQueRobu3.1, whole genome shotgun sequence, the following proteins share a genomic window:
- the LOC126704630 gene encoding probable calcium-binding protein CML23, translating to MASRSSNRSSSLGTTNEVEKIFNKFDKNGDGKISHDELNDVLRALGSQTTSDEVSCIMSEIDKDGDGFISFGEFAKFYMNGSTTPESSTKELREAFDLYDLDKNGLISANELHEVLRRLGEKCTLVEYCSKMISSFDTDGDGHVNFEEFKNMMKQSSRT from the coding sequence ATGGCTAGTAGAAGCTCGAACCGTAGTAGTTCTCTGGGGACAACAAACGAAGTCGAGAAGATCTTCAACAAGTTTGACAAGAACGGAGACGGGAAGATCTCGCACGACGAGTTGAACGACGTCCTCCGTGCATTAGGGTCTCAAACGACATCGGACGAGGTGAGTTGCATAATGTCAGAGATTGACAAGGACGGTGATGGCTTCATAAGCTTTGGCGAGTTCGCTAAGTTTTATATGAATGGATCGACAACACCTGAGTCATCgaccaaggagcttcgtgaAGCGTTTGATTTGTATGATCTCGACAAGAATGGATTGATCTCTGCGAATGAACTTCATGAGGTGCTGAGGCGGTTGGGTGAGAAGTGTACGCTTGTTGAGTACTGTTCGAAGATGATTAGCTCGTTTGATACTGATGGTGATGGACATGTTAATTTCGAGGAGTTCAAGAACATGATGAAACAGAGTTCAAGAACATGA